From a region of the uncultured Desulfatiglans sp. genome:
- a CDS encoding conserved hypothetical protein (Evidence 4 : Unknown function but conserved in other organisms), protein MESCRALTYEMLPNRMSLHLEDSPRDLKTARLLADQKAQEVLSEPMLLAWYDRDTGRFSPQVECCGEDKPSWVIYAESRGADLSIDIDRQAFVFIYHDAGKAL, encoded by the coding sequence ATGGAATCCTGTCGAGCGTTGACGTATGAAATGCTCCCCAACCGCATGAGCCTCCATCTCGAGGACAGTCCCCGCGACTTGAAGACAGCGAGGCTCCTCGCCGACCAAAAGGCACAAGAGGTGCTTTCCGAGCCGATGCTCCTTGCCTGGTATGATCGGGATACCGGCCGGTTCTCCCCTCAGGTGGAATGCTGCGGCGAAGATAAGCCGTCGTGGGTGATCTACGCTGAATCCCGCGGGGCCGATCTGAGCATCGACATCGATCGCCAGGCCTTCGTCTTCATTTATCACGACGCGGGAAAGGCCCTCTGA